From the genome of Candidatus Nitrosocosmicus oleophilus, one region includes:
- a CDS encoding TrmB family transcriptional regulator: MSTDGSVNNEILGGLEELGLTKYEASAYYSLLGKGMISATEIAYYSNLPRTKIYFILKKLEKKNLVFINYQKPLMFRALSPKDSFDNILSEYESRITSLKKIIDTLQQINENGLKNKGIEEKRYLVLNQFCTDSKITELLKNTNESIAISLNHWGNVILNASKEEILKAIYRGVKVRILFDFLCQADSIILPNAIDKKSAKISTNMFIFDNNSMIIINNDGTKSAYFDSHEIFVPTLVSQFNDTWAKMETTPLENNKIDPINM, from the coding sequence ATGTCAACTGATGGTAGTGTAAATAACGAAATTCTTGGTGGTCTAGAAGAGTTAGGATTAACAAAATACGAGGCATCAGCTTATTATAGTCTGCTTGGCAAGGGCATGATTTCAGCAACTGAAATAGCGTATTACTCAAATTTGCCAAGGACGAAAATCTACTTTATTCTAAAAAAGCTGGAAAAAAAGAACCTGGTTTTTATAAACTACCAAAAGCCATTAATGTTTAGGGCCCTTTCTCCCAAGGATTCCTTTGACAACATATTAAGTGAGTATGAAAGCAGGATTACCAGTTTAAAAAAAATAATAGATACACTTCAGCAAATTAATGAAAACGGACTAAAGAATAAGGGAATTGAGGAGAAAAGATACCTAGTCCTAAATCAATTCTGCACGGATAGCAAGATTACTGAATTGTTAAAAAATACAAATGAATCAATTGCCATATCTTTAAATCATTGGGGTAACGTGATTTTAAATGCCTCTAAGGAAGAAATATTGAAGGCCATATATAGAGGCGTAAAAGTAAGAATACTGTTTGATTTTCTGTGCCAGGCGGATTCAATAATTTTACCTAACGCGATAGATAAGAAAAGTGCTAAAATTAGTACAAATATGTTTATCTTTGATAATAATAGTATGATTATTATTAATAACGATGGCACAAAATCAGCCTATTTTGATTCTCATGAAATTTTTGTTCCCACTTTAGTTAGTCAATTCAATGACACTTGGGCCAAGATGGAAACAACCCCTTTGGAGAATAATAAAATAGACCCTATCAATATGTGA
- a CDS encoding phosphomannose isomerase type II C-terminal cupin domain: protein MIEVYEENRPWGKFEKFVENEKCTVKLLHLNPHSQTSLQYHHKREEWWKVLKGSISVELDDNKSILEENDIIFISKGSKHRVKNLQFPSTILEISMGEFEESDIVRLEDAYNRK from the coding sequence ATGATAGAGGTTTATGAGGAGAATCGACCCTGGGGGAAATTTGAAAAATTTGTCGAAAATGAAAAATGCACTGTCAAATTATTACATTTGAATCCACATTCTCAAACCAGTTTACAGTATCACCATAAAAGAGAAGAATGGTGGAAGGTTCTAAAGGGCTCTATTTCTGTGGAACTCGATGATAATAAAAGTATACTAGAGGAAAACGACATAATTTTCATTAGTAAGGGTTCAAAGCACAGGGTTAAGAATTTGCAATTCCCATCTACCATTTTGGAAATCTCAATGGGCGAATTTGAAGAATCTGACATAGTTCGACTAGAGGATGCCTATAACAGAAAATAA
- the rpsJ gene encoding 30S ribosomal protein S10, whose amino-acid sequence MPQEARIKLTSTNLLTLENVCTEIKDIGEKNGIRLKGPHPLPTKKMRVVTRKSPCGQGTNTWDKYELRVHRRVIDLGADDRSIRQLMRLKIPEDVYIEVSLTQ is encoded by the coding sequence ATGCCTCAAGAAGCCAGAATTAAACTCACAAGCACAAACTTATTGACATTGGAAAATGTATGCACCGAAATTAAGGATATTGGAGAAAAAAACGGAATACGTCTAAAGGGACCTCATCCACTACCTACGAAAAAGATGCGAGTCGTTACACGCAAGTCCCCATGCGGACAAGGAACTAATACTTGGGATAAGTATGAGTTGAGAGTTCATAGACGTGTGATTGACCTAGGGGCAGATGATAGATCTATCAGGCAGTTAATGCGTCTAAAGATCCCAGAGGATGTGTATATTGAGGTATCTTTAACTCAGTAA
- a CDS encoding RNA polymerase Rbp10: MSNEVMGAVTYECMSCGTNVTAEELSYLPEIKCICGFRVFRKVRQPIIKQLKAI; the protein is encoded by the coding sequence ATGAGTAACGAAGTTATGGGTGCGGTAACGTATGAATGTATGTCATGTGGCACTAACGTAACAGCAGAAGAATTGTCATACTTACCAGAGATAAAATGTATTTGCGGGTTCAGGGTATTTAGAAAGGTAAGACAGCCAATCATAAAACAACTAAAAGCGATTTAA
- a CDS encoding AAA family ATPase, which yields MTLAPQELENTASKFAAEAIKLDSQGSHSSAINSYQRASEALIKLVQIYPEYKLNRVYLERAGAYQNRIKAIQMANGILGEDRKPSAEPDLKRNSIMENPVPKMNSRINNVIPPNKTNLHNDIQNGRNNPQSTDSDKIQELGSELANLILKEKPLVSWKEVVGLEDAKRAIRESIVYPTRRADLFPLGWPRGILLFGPPGCGKTLLAAAAAAEIHGYFINIDAASMMSKWLGEAEKNISKLFTFARALHQKEKIPILLFIDEIDSLLGTRNGEVGGEVRVKNQFLTEMDGINGKSKESFLYVIGATNKPWSLESGFLRRFQKRIYVTLPDMASRRNLFKQYVSKLTKDPSLKVDELARLSEAYSASDIKDICQSAQLRVVNELFEKSEPLVDDDLPRELNLADFKEMFKVRKPSVSSDMIRAYMRWSEQFKAL from the coding sequence ATGACACTTGCGCCACAGGAATTAGAGAATACTGCAAGCAAATTTGCCGCCGAAGCTATCAAACTGGATTCTCAAGGATCACATTCATCAGCAATAAACTCTTATCAAAGGGCTAGTGAAGCATTAATAAAGTTAGTTCAAATCTATCCAGAATACAAGTTAAATAGAGTGTATCTAGAAAGGGCAGGTGCCTATCAGAATAGGATTAAAGCTATACAAATGGCAAATGGAATACTAGGGGAGGATAGGAAGCCTTCAGCCGAGCCCGATTTAAAGCGAAATAGTATCATGGAAAATCCGGTGCCAAAGATGAACTCCAGAATTAATAACGTTATTCCTCCAAATAAGACAAATTTGCACAATGATATTCAGAATGGACGGAATAACCCACAGTCTACAGATTCAGACAAAATTCAAGAGTTAGGTTCAGAGCTAGCAAACCTGATACTGAAGGAAAAACCTCTGGTGAGTTGGAAAGAAGTAGTGGGGCTTGAAGATGCCAAAAGAGCCATTCGTGAATCCATTGTATACCCAACAAGACGTGCCGATTTATTCCCATTGGGTTGGCCCAGAGGTATTTTGCTTTTTGGACCCCCTGGTTGCGGAAAAACTTTACTTGCCGCCGCCGCCGCCGCCGAAATTCATGGTTACTTCATAAATATTGATGCGGCCTCAATGATGAGCAAATGGTTGGGAGAAGCAGAAAAAAATATTTCAAAACTATTTACCTTTGCCAGAGCTTTGCACCAGAAAGAAAAAATTCCTATTTTGTTATTTATTGATGAAATAGATTCCCTTTTGGGGACCAGGAACGGAGAAGTTGGTGGAGAAGTTCGTGTAAAGAATCAATTCTTGACCGAAATGGATGGAATTAATGGAAAATCTAAGGAATCCTTCCTCTATGTAATAGGTGCAACCAACAAACCTTGGAGTCTTGAATCTGGATTTTTGAGAAGGTTTCAAAAGAGGATCTATGTGACCCTTCCTGATATGGCTTCCAGACGGAACCTTTTCAAACAATATGTTTCAAAGCTTACAAAAGACCCCTCACTGAAGGTAGATGAATTGGCTAGATTATCCGAAGCTTACAGTGCTAGTGACATCAAAGACATTTGTCAATCTGCACAGCTAAGGGTCGTAAATGAACTCTTTGAAAAAAGTGAACCATTAGTAGATGATGATCTGCCCAGGGAATTGAATTTGGCCGACTTTAAAGAAATGTTTAAAGTTAGAAAACCTAGTGTGAGCTCAGATATGATTAGGGCTTATATGCGTTGGAGTGAACAATTCAAAGCCCTATGA
- the ppa gene encoding inorganic diphosphatase: protein MNKFSQIGAGKNPPGDIYVVVEIPKNSNIKYELDEETGILFVDRKLHTSMVYPFNYGFVPQTKEEDGDPIDILILSNDQFSPLSVVKAKPIGVLIMEDEEGKDSKIIAVPNDKIDFDYARYNEIDQLDSRTLDKIKHFFEHYKELEKGKFVKVTGWENSKIAERIINEGIDRFKKES from the coding sequence GTGAATAAATTCAGTCAAATTGGAGCAGGAAAGAATCCACCTGGTGACATTTACGTAGTAGTTGAAATACCTAAGAATAGTAACATCAAATATGAATTGGATGAAGAAACCGGAATTTTGTTTGTAGACAGAAAGCTACATACCTCCATGGTATATCCATTTAACTATGGATTTGTACCCCAAACTAAGGAAGAAGATGGGGACCCAATAGATATCCTGATATTGAGTAACGATCAATTTTCTCCCCTTTCAGTGGTCAAAGCAAAGCCGATTGGTGTCTTGATCATGGAGGACGAAGAAGGGAAAGACTCCAAAATCATAGCCGTACCCAATGATAAGATTGATTTTGATTATGCCAGATACAATGAAATAGATCAATTGGATAGCCGAACTTTAGATAAAATAAAGCACTTCTTTGAGCACTATAAGGAGTTAGAAAAAGGTAAGTTTGTAAAAGTCACCGGCTGGGAGAATAGTAAGATAGCTGAACGGATAATTAATGAGGGAATTGATAGGTTTAAGAAGGAATCATAG
- the tuf gene encoding translation elongation factor EF-1 subunit alpha yields MSASKKPHMNLVVTGHVDNGKSTTVGHLMVDLGVIDQRTIDSFAKESEATGKGDTFKYAWVLDSIKDERERGITIDLAFQKFETPKFFYTLIDAPGHRDFIKNMITGASEADASILVVSVKPGETEAATEPGGQAREHAFLSRTLGVGQIVVALNKMDDVNYGEARYNEVKEIVEKMLKMVGYNTSKVSFIPVSAWKGDNLVKKSENMPWYKGSTLAEALDSFTPPEKPINKPLRIPVQDVYTITGVGTVPVGRVETGKMKTNEKVIVMPSGVPGEIKSIETHHTQMDYAEAGDNIGFNLRGVDKKAIHRGDIIGNIDSPPSVAKEFEAQIIVIHHPTAMAPGYTPVLHAHTAQVAATISEFVAKIDPKTGGIVEEKPKFLKTGDAAIVKIRPVRPLAIETFKEFPEIGRFALRDMGTTIAAGIVKNITEKHDPNKK; encoded by the coding sequence ATGAGCGCAAGTAAAAAACCACATATGAATTTGGTGGTTACAGGACATGTCGATAATGGTAAATCAACTACTGTTGGTCATTTAATGGTCGATTTAGGTGTTATAGATCAAAGAACTATTGATTCTTTTGCAAAGGAGTCTGAAGCAACGGGGAAGGGTGACACCTTCAAATATGCTTGGGTTTTGGACAGCATAAAAGATGAGCGAGAAAGGGGCATCACGATTGATTTGGCATTTCAAAAGTTTGAAACTCCAAAATTCTTCTATACCTTAATAGATGCACCTGGGCACAGAGATTTTATCAAGAACATGATTACTGGAGCTTCTGAAGCTGATGCATCAATTCTAGTAGTTTCAGTAAAGCCCGGAGAAACAGAAGCAGCCACTGAACCAGGTGGTCAAGCAAGAGAGCATGCCTTTCTGTCAAGAACCCTCGGTGTAGGGCAAATAGTAGTTGCCTTAAACAAAATGGATGATGTTAACTATGGAGAAGCTCGATATAATGAAGTTAAGGAAATTGTTGAGAAAATGTTAAAAATGGTAGGATATAATACATCAAAAGTAAGTTTTATTCCAGTTTCTGCCTGGAAAGGTGATAACCTTGTAAAAAAATCTGAGAATATGCCCTGGTACAAGGGATCTACACTAGCAGAGGCACTGGATTCTTTTACTCCTCCTGAAAAACCTATCAATAAACCATTGCGTATTCCAGTTCAAGATGTATATACCATAACTGGTGTAGGTACGGTACCTGTCGGACGGGTAGAAACGGGCAAAATGAAAACAAACGAGAAGGTTATTGTTATGCCCTCAGGTGTCCCCGGTGAGATAAAGTCAATTGAAACTCATCATACCCAAATGGATTATGCCGAAGCTGGAGATAACATTGGATTTAATCTGCGAGGTGTGGACAAAAAGGCCATACATAGGGGGGATATAATAGGAAATATCGATAGCCCACCTAGTGTTGCTAAAGAGTTTGAAGCACAAATTATTGTAATTCATCATCCTACAGCTATGGCACCAGGGTACACTCCGGTATTGCATGCCCATACAGCTCAAGTTGCAGCTACTATATCAGAATTTGTAGCCAAGATTGATCCTAAAACTGGTGGAATTGTCGAAGAAAAACCAAAATTTTTGAAAACAGGTGATGCTGCAATAGTGAAAATCAGGCCAGTAAGACCATTGGCAATAGAGACCTTTAAGGAATTCCCTGAAATAGGGCGATTTGCGCTAAGAGATATGGGAACAACCATTGCAGCAGGAATCGTGAAAAACATTACTGAAAAACACGATCCAAATAAGAAATAA
- a CDS encoding adenosylhomocysteinase: MAISTEVKEEDEVGKSEYLWAKKHMPVLDRLTRRFVSKKSLQNFRLGICLHITKETSVLLMALKEAGAEVNLCPANPLSIQDPVKSFLIKNDIKIFSKKDDTLLDFYSNMEGVLDTKPNIITDDGGELHKRALCRKFNVMGGTEETTSGVNRLMAWGKEGLLMYPIIAVNRSRTKYLFDNRYGTGQSTIEGILKTTGILLSSKRIVICGYGWVGKGVAKCANGMGAKVTITEVNPLKALEAYFDGFEVKPLDEVISNGDIFITCTGQVNVIGQDQFEKINEGAILCNAGHFDVEIDINYLNSIDQNHFSPRMNIECYRVGEKKKKIYLLAKGRVINLVGAEGNSPEVMSISFANQFLSIVYLSQFHEKLDNQIYNTPKKIERKIILAAMDSFGLKIDRLTPQQNDYFKK, translated from the coding sequence ATGGCAATCAGTACTGAGGTTAAGGAGGAAGATGAGGTAGGAAAATCCGAATACTTGTGGGCAAAGAAGCACATGCCCGTTCTAGACCGTTTAACTCGTAGATTCGTATCTAAAAAGTCCTTGCAAAATTTTAGACTGGGTATTTGCCTACACATAACAAAAGAAACATCGGTATTGCTCATGGCACTGAAAGAAGCTGGTGCAGAGGTTAATTTGTGCCCTGCCAATCCACTCTCAATTCAGGATCCCGTCAAATCATTTTTGATAAAAAATGACATTAAGATTTTTTCTAAAAAGGATGATACCCTCTTAGATTTTTACAGCAATATGGAAGGCGTACTAGATACCAAGCCTAACATTATTACCGATGATGGAGGAGAGCTTCACAAAAGGGCATTGTGTAGAAAGTTCAACGTTATGGGCGGAACTGAGGAAACTACTTCTGGAGTTAACAGACTCATGGCATGGGGTAAAGAAGGTTTGTTGATGTACCCGATCATCGCAGTAAATCGTTCAAGGACAAAATATCTGTTTGATAATAGATATGGAACAGGACAGAGTACAATAGAAGGGATACTAAAAACTACAGGGATACTATTGTCTAGTAAGAGGATTGTAATTTGCGGCTATGGATGGGTTGGAAAGGGAGTAGCAAAGTGTGCTAACGGGATGGGAGCCAAAGTTACAATTACAGAGGTCAATCCACTGAAAGCATTGGAGGCATATTTTGATGGCTTTGAAGTAAAGCCGTTAGATGAAGTAATATCAAATGGAGATATTTTCATAACTTGTACTGGTCAAGTAAATGTTATTGGCCAAGATCAATTTGAAAAAATTAACGAGGGGGCAATATTATGCAATGCTGGCCATTTTGACGTAGAAATCGACATAAATTATTTGAATTCTATAGACCAGAATCACTTCTCTCCAAGAATGAATATCGAATGCTATAGGGTCGGAGAGAAAAAAAAGAAAATTTACTTGTTAGCGAAAGGGAGGGTCATCAATTTGGTAGGTGCAGAAGGTAACTCTCCAGAAGTAATGAGTATTTCTTTTGCAAATCAGTTCTTGTCTATTGTTTACCTTTCTCAATTTCATGAAAAATTAGATAACCAAATCTATAATACACCAAAAAAAATTGAAAGAAAGATAATATTGGCTGCAATGGATTCATTTGGTTTAAAGATAGACAGGTTAACTCCTCAGCAAAATGATTACTTTAAGAAATGA
- a CDS encoding class I tRNA ligase family protein encodes MKLGDKFELKTFENQVRAYYDDPTIKTNINEYLRNPENFKKTIGYVEGPPTMNGEPHLGHIRGRIIKDLWFRKSTLEKKKMEFQPGWDSQGLPVELQAEKILGLTGNKSDNLRKVGIKKIVETCKKLILEYNKKWVEVDNLIGMSFNYDKGYWTYTDTYIEREWKYISKALEDGILKEWFRVVAYCPSCQTSLSNAEINQSYEQVEDPSFYYKVRLKESATFLVVWTTMPFTLITDELVGVNPEAQYLTLEVDFKGKNEKWIVSENRVKELMADLKIENYEVVDTFSGIKLEGQYYIHPLLENIPGLNDLSSQGKIHFVVAENFVDVTTGSGIVHLSPANGEEDFEIANRRKLPIFVPIDDKVFFTKDAGKYKNQFVRDVDPIVVTDMQLTDSVVKIGKVTHKYPTCWRSHHKIVWLARKEYFYMIDVLGDQPIVAASKVNYFYEQPKNRFQEIIREKVPWCISRERVWGTPLPIWKCTKCSFKEGLFSRKAIIARASYLPDGETFELHRPWIDEVLIDCSKCQNKMKRELFVLDTWHNSGSAPYSSLSDAEYDTLIPAEFLTEGIDQTRGWAYTLLMLNVIFKKSPQSPFQSFLFTGHVLDDKGNKMSKSLGNVVDAKSLLTGNSVDLVRLYFIWKSSPIEPLNFDIREMSSRPHQVLSTLFFLHIYYQQNANYDQFKFTEWYSRSGWKAKDLSLRSQDVWILTKLKDLIDESSHLLNNCRFHEASHAVEDFIINSLSQTYVPLIRYDLWSDDLDNQNRRFTVYRILSRCLLTIDIILHPICPFFTEYLYQSCFKLFDSILMENLPGGEELATIANKKVEAAFDKIKGISSLSFSLRNRHKLKRRWPLESAQIYVDEIEFLKVGGIKELLKEQMNIESIEVKKLRANNIVEKIINLLNLDAPIIPSIAINRKSVAKIVKSDIGILVDKFENEDKIQILNHLQVKGFYHLDYSPNKSIDLTMTDMDFTFIPRSGYVMGEKENTILLINTSRNEELIIKGLVKDLARNIQQLRKELGYSPTQILDIAYISNFSPEEISKLRDFEIDLKNLVRVNRIEFSDKTDEEKGFKKIELDGREISIYIL; translated from the coding sequence ATGAAATTGGGGGATAAATTTGAGCTAAAGACATTTGAAAATCAAGTTAGAGCCTATTATGATGATCCCACAATAAAAACAAACATCAACGAATATCTTAGAAATCCTGAAAATTTTAAAAAGACGATAGGCTACGTAGAAGGGCCACCTACTATGAATGGGGAGCCACACCTGGGTCATATTAGAGGGAGAATAATTAAAGATCTCTGGTTTAGAAAATCTACCTTAGAAAAAAAGAAGATGGAGTTTCAACCAGGCTGGGATTCTCAGGGTTTACCGGTCGAACTGCAAGCAGAAAAGATTCTAGGGTTAACCGGTAATAAATCAGATAATCTCCGAAAAGTTGGAATCAAGAAGATCGTCGAAACTTGTAAAAAATTAATTCTTGAATATAACAAAAAATGGGTAGAAGTAGATAATTTGATTGGGATGTCTTTCAATTATGATAAGGGCTACTGGACTTATACAGATACATATATTGAAAGAGAATGGAAATACATCAGCAAAGCATTAGAAGATGGGATATTGAAAGAATGGTTTCGAGTTGTAGCATATTGTCCATCTTGTCAAACGTCTTTAAGTAATGCTGAAATCAATCAAAGTTATGAACAGGTAGAAGATCCTTCATTCTATTATAAGGTAAGACTAAAAGAATCAGCAACTTTCCTAGTGGTATGGACCACAATGCCTTTTACATTAATTACTGACGAATTGGTGGGTGTAAATCCAGAGGCTCAATATTTAACTTTAGAGGTGGATTTTAAAGGCAAAAATGAAAAATGGATTGTTTCCGAAAATAGAGTTAAAGAATTAATGGCCGACTTGAAGATTGAAAATTATGAAGTAGTCGATACATTCTCGGGCATAAAACTAGAAGGTCAGTATTACATTCATCCCCTACTAGAAAATATACCGGGATTGAATGATCTCTCTTCCCAAGGAAAAATCCATTTTGTAGTGGCAGAAAATTTTGTGGATGTTACTACCGGAAGTGGAATTGTTCACTTATCACCAGCCAATGGAGAGGAGGACTTTGAAATAGCAAATAGACGTAAATTACCAATCTTTGTACCCATTGATGACAAGGTATTCTTTACTAAAGATGCCGGCAAGTACAAAAATCAATTCGTAAGAGATGTTGATCCAATAGTTGTTACTGACATGCAATTGACAGATTCGGTGGTAAAGATAGGCAAGGTAACCCATAAGTACCCTACTTGTTGGCGATCTCATCACAAAATAGTTTGGTTGGCAAGGAAGGAATATTTCTATATGATTGATGTTTTAGGAGATCAGCCTATAGTTGCTGCATCAAAGGTAAACTATTTCTACGAGCAACCAAAAAATCGGTTCCAAGAGATTATTAGAGAAAAGGTCCCTTGGTGTATATCGCGAGAACGAGTATGGGGAACACCGCTTCCAATTTGGAAATGTACCAAATGCTCTTTTAAAGAAGGGTTATTTTCCAGGAAGGCAATTATCGCAAGAGCATCTTATTTGCCTGATGGAGAAACATTTGAATTACACAGGCCCTGGATAGATGAGGTACTAATCGATTGTTCTAAATGTCAAAACAAAATGAAGAGAGAATTATTTGTATTAGATACATGGCATAACAGCGGAAGTGCCCCTTATTCATCACTTTCCGATGCAGAATATGATACATTAATTCCAGCTGAATTCTTAACAGAGGGGATTGACCAAACCAGAGGTTGGGCATACACATTATTGATGCTAAATGTTATTTTTAAAAAAAGTCCCCAATCTCCATTTCAATCGTTCCTGTTCACAGGGCATGTTTTGGATGATAAAGGAAACAAGATGAGCAAGAGTTTAGGAAATGTTGTTGATGCAAAATCCCTACTAACTGGCAATTCTGTGGACCTGGTAAGACTTTACTTCATATGGAAATCATCTCCAATAGAGCCGTTAAATTTTGACATTAGGGAAATGTCTTCTAGACCTCATCAGGTTTTAAGTACACTTTTTTTCTTACATATTTACTATCAGCAAAATGCGAACTATGATCAATTCAAATTCACTGAGTGGTACTCAAGGTCGGGTTGGAAGGCAAAGGATCTTTCATTGAGAAGTCAAGACGTTTGGATCTTGACAAAGCTTAAAGACTTAATCGATGAATCCTCTCATTTGTTAAATAACTGTAGGTTTCATGAAGCTTCTCATGCGGTTGAGGACTTTATAATAAACTCATTAAGTCAAACATATGTTCCTTTAATAAGATATGACCTTTGGAGTGATGATCTTGATAACCAAAATAGGAGGTTTACTGTATATAGAATCTTATCTCGATGTTTATTGACAATTGATATCATACTTCATCCTATTTGTCCATTTTTTACTGAATATCTTTACCAATCATGTTTTAAACTGTTTGATTCGATTTTGATGGAAAATCTGCCTGGAGGTGAAGAATTAGCCACGATAGCTAACAAAAAAGTTGAAGCAGCGTTTGACAAGATCAAGGGGATCTCATCCTTATCATTTTCATTGAGAAACCGACACAAGTTGAAAAGGAGGTGGCCGCTAGAATCAGCACAGATTTACGTTGATGAGATTGAATTTCTAAAAGTGGGAGGGATAAAAGAATTGTTAAAAGAACAAATGAACATTGAAAGTATTGAAGTTAAGAAACTCAGGGCAAATAACATCGTTGAAAAAATAATAAATCTATTGAACCTTGATGCTCCAATCATACCTTCAATTGCCATAAACAGAAAAAGTGTTGCCAAGATTGTTAAAAGCGATATTGGCATATTAGTTGACAAGTTTGAAAATGAAGATAAAATACAGATTCTTAATCACTTACAAGTGAAGGGGTTTTATCATTTAGATTACTCACCAAATAAATCAATAGATTTGACTATGACTGACATGGATTTTACATTTATCCCGAGAAGTGGTTATGTAATGGGGGAGAAGGAAAATACAATTCTCTTGATAAATACTTCTAGAAACGAAGAATTAATAATAAAGGGTTTGGTGAAGGATTTGGCTCGAAACATTCAGCAACTTCGAAAAGAATTAGGATATTCTCCTACCCAGATACTTGATATCGCATATATTTCCAATTTTTCTCCTGAGGAAATTTCAAAATTACGTGATTTTGAAATAGATCTAAAGAATTTGGTACGGGTAAACAGGATTGAATTTTCAGATAAGACTGATGAAGAAAAAGGATTTAAAAAAATAGAACTAGACGGTAGAGAAATTTCAATTTATATACTTTAG
- a CDS encoding NOB1 family endonuclease codes for MDSRKEFVTDSNIFYSGIPFQTTSDYVYYITPAIQEEINHIKRRIDGLNLLITAGKVIIHEPDNIVHSIVKRKCIDLGQMELSKADRSVIALSLQLHLPILSSDYALANAAKYFSINVLTPGKNKFVAKKTTKYCSICKTFFDLKSSFCNKCGNSLVLRKEKIR; via the coding sequence TTGGATTCTAGAAAAGAATTTGTAACAGATTCCAATATTTTTTACAGTGGAATACCATTTCAAACCACCTCAGATTATGTTTATTACATAACACCTGCTATTCAGGAAGAAATAAATCACATTAAGAGACGAATTGATGGCTTAAATTTATTGATAACTGCAGGAAAGGTAATAATTCATGAACCCGATAACATTGTGCATTCTATCGTCAAACGAAAATGTATAGATTTGGGCCAAATGGAATTATCAAAAGCTGATCGTTCTGTAATTGCACTTAGCTTACAGCTCCATTTACCCATTTTATCGTCCGATTATGCTCTGGCCAATGCTGCAAAATATTTTTCTATAAACGTTTTGACGCCCGGGAAAAATAAATTTGTGGCAAAAAAAACAACAAAGTATTGCAGTATATGTAAGACTTTTTTTGATTTAAAATCAAGTTTTTGTAACAAGTGTGGTAACTCCTTAGTACTCAGAAAAGAAAAGATTCGCTAG
- a CDS encoding NAD(P)H-hydrate dehydratase has translation MKDYSLVNDDLIRKIIKPRSILSRKGENGIALVVGGSRIYHGAPLLTSLAALRSGTDLVYTAIPKINLISSRIFSPDLIILPFPDDKLTTGSVRRLLNTLPKKINAAAIGMGLNVSKSQPLILLIQDLLGANSHLVIDAGALLPEILPNISKNDTIVTPHAGEFKRLFGDSPTTKLSEQIELVSRKAKEFGLVIVLKGYQNIVSDGVSTFVLERSTPSMTVGGTGDVLSGLITGFRTKYGSLHSCLLGLFFNGKAASRLSSKIGFHMLASDLLSELPFVMKEYDTIN, from the coding sequence ATGAAAGACTACTCTTTAGTTAATGATGACCTTATTAGAAAAATTATAAAGCCGCGAAGTATCTTGTCGAGAAAAGGGGAAAACGGTATAGCCCTAGTGGTTGGGGGGAGCCGAATCTATCATGGAGCTCCTCTACTAACTTCCTTAGCTGCTTTAAGGAGTGGGACTGACTTGGTCTATACTGCTATTCCAAAGATCAACTTAATTTCATCTCGAATTTTTTCACCGGATCTTATAATCTTACCATTTCCAGATGACAAGTTGACTACTGGATCAGTTAGAAGACTATTAAACACCCTACCGAAAAAAATTAATGCTGCAGCGATTGGGATGGGATTGAATGTATCCAAATCGCAACCTTTGATTTTGCTTATCCAGGATCTTTTGGGGGCTAATTCTCATCTAGTAATAGACGCTGGGGCTCTCCTTCCTGAGATATTACCAAATATATCCAAGAATGACACCATAGTTACCCCACATGCTGGAGAATTCAAACGGCTTTTTGGTGATAGCCCTACTACAAAGTTATCTGAGCAGATCGAACTGGTATCGAGAAAAGCAAAGGAATTCGGCTTGGTAATTGTATTGAAGGGATATCAGAATATAGTCTCTGACGGGGTGAGCACTTTTGTTTTGGAAAGGTCCACCCCATCAATGACTGTAGGGGGGACAGGAGATGTGCTTTCAGGTCTAATAACGGGATTCAGGACAAAATATGGATCATTACATTCTTGTTTACTTGGTTTATTTTTTAACGGGAAGGCAGCATCACGGTTATCGAGTAAGATAGGATTTCACATGCTAGCTTCTGATCTTTTAAGCGAGTTACCCTTCGTAATGAAGGAATATGATACTATCAACTGA